gactatgaattgaacagaacatcattaggctaatatgcttattaatttagagcattgatttctacttctggggattcatttccccaaatctccatttgtgggaactcccctccatttggggactccctaggcacatccaaaggggaacctgatttcccgaacactgagtataaacttcactgacaagactccactgggaagtaatagcagacctgaaacatctggagatacaacttgcaaaataagctctccagcggaggaaaaccacagcagtgctaccggagttatgataaattccaacgtacaaacaggagaacaacaggagagaagcacaatcaattcctctacagccatccatgttgcatctagcagcagcttaaggactgatttacatgatcaagcccaaagctctttaacagcatctgctgacagatttgcttttcctcttggacagccacagctatctcgcggtacaggcattcagaaagggttccgcaatgggcacctgacgactactgccaaatacagctctccagtacatggctcaggactagtgcttgtctccactaccatcccctcagttaatatctctgaggaggatactagtactagttccgattgtttctctctgctgactgactgggaagaggtagctttcataccagaatcacagtatgaacacaattcagattgtgttccattcaaagatgactccagtacagctattttaacagcatctgaagaaacaacaatttctagagcatcagttgtcatgagttcagatcttcaaagtttggggaaaactgtggtacctgtggaacctcggaagtctatcgtttacaaaagtcccgatactatgatctataatgtaggaatggtccaaaggcagacttcaaacttttctgcttttaagttaccacctgcaaaggcaaatgctacttcatcacattcagcattaactggaaatgattccactcccgaggctcctcaaagaaagccaacaagtccaaaaatgttcccaccagcgaaaaaacactcttttgctatctagaaagagaagactgcatcttttaggcattgcttaccttcaagaagttcaaacttgtccaaagtgtctcctgccattctgaactccacagtcaatttgaatcaatctgtaagagctgccaaaaatgaaaaaccacccccccctcggtgtcattgcggtcgaagagctaaaagactgtatgtatcaaataccggtccaaatcacggcaaagcattttgtggttgtcctgtcagtaagcaggaaggcaataagaaaggctgtggatacttcaagtgggaatatgcatctctgaaagagaaatctaatgttctcacggcgaatgcagatgctttgacctctcccggaacttcttccaacactgcaggaaattcttcccacaagaaatacttgcgtcttagaccctctatgagaacttgaaaattgatggggttttgtccagatcttaagcttaattacttgttgctgcttactattatcaggacggtcaaatgatcttagatatgtcttctgagaatgggaccaaaatgacatgcttggttaaagtaaataaaagtggaaattgctcaagcatgtcataaactgtctcattaatgaagtgagagaactgatcaagctgcgagtgctaaaattaaagtatgaacagctgatggtaaatattttacacttctattttatcatctattttaaactctttactagtccagtctttaaacatcactgccatgatacagattttatggttaaagtaaataaaagtggaaattgctcaagcatgtcataaactgtctcattaatgaagtgagagaactgatcaagctgcgagtgctaaaattaaagtatgaacagctgatggtaaatattttacacttctattttatcatctattttaaactctttactagtccagtctttaaacatcactgccatgatacagattttatttatactcatttgtcTAAACacacttgtattgagctgcaacttttaaaaatgtatttattgttgcacttctgaaaagtgattcttgattcctcgccaacctagaacatttccaggaatgtcccaatctgcaaccttttccagggaacctcgacctggaatggcactagactcctgctgacctaaaacagttctggacagaatctccaattcagttctagactcactcaactacaatggttctagacttgagccacacctctagaatgcttctaggtgcactggctccagaacctttccaggaacccctcaatctggaactttcacaggcaccaccccccccatgacccagaactagttgaccgcaaagtgttctaggccagtgagtctggaaccataccagggggAGTCTGCGAACggctctagacttggcgacctagaaagGTTCTCGACTTgccgacctagaacggttctcgactcggtcctagactcggcgacctagaaccgttctAGACTCGGTTCCGGattggcgacctagaacggttctcgactcggttctagactcggcgacctagaaccgttctagactcggttctagactcggcgacctagaacggttctcgactcggCTCTAGACTTGCCAACCTAGAACCACTCTAGACTTGCcgacctaggaccgctctggacttgccgaactaggaccgctctggacttgccggcctaggaccattccagggtgagtctagaaagcaaaatttggcatgcagcaatgaggaacacaccttttttgttttacttcccaagccaaaagcccactggcatgaaaagcagtctttggatttggggggcaactgttatgattattctatgacttatacaagctacattttcccactcttcattactctaattgacttcttcacattttcttggcaaccctaatggaatttattgctgtagctgcaaagtgtctgaacatacggtttctgcctgtccgtagccttcgtgaatatccagcccagtgtgctcttcccattctcccatcacttcagggttgattggctccccggcactcacagagtgccgcaggcttctgaatttgtagcttggtgggaaagaaaaagcaaataattggcagagttaagcagacacagtgatctatctgcaatgtccccttccttattgtattcctggatcatggagtcctttctacacgaaaataaaatcttcaccaagtcctatacattccattccaattgtgtggagctaaacataaacaaatctgcaaaaatgcaaacgctcttttatttctccattattttaacatctagtaattgatacagtgtttctaaccctagaatctaaactggggtctccaacaaaatggtaacaaaaagtcacaggagagttgccaagctgcactgacacgcgctattcttgtagagcatggtagtgggggaatgcaggggaaaaacaaagggaaggggaatccaactataaaagcactttggaaagtaggtcaatcatgctacgctatcattattatcctactatttcatcagctaaactgcttttcaaagtctcatgcaagtttgctacaatttgtggcatctgtgatggttacgctgtccctgaaatgtttactctggctttgttcctaatatgtcagattcaagatgttgagaaatacatgactacctttgctgttacatcattgtaactctgaagtaaagtcaaggtgagaagagcatttggtccactgttttgatcaaatacactaataaggatcttttctttggcttacctggacagtctatgttgcaccaacattcgataggcagttggagcagaacagaagactgttatgggaaatcttgacagactctagagaattagaataaaaaaaaagtagatgtcgctactgaaacacgtgaggtctcacctacatcacaagagataacataacgatctctgtattcagcttacaaaacacaaggacaaaagcagttagctttgtactcgccaacacgaatatacagcagttctatttaaacaggttcttcttcaaaacagaatctacatctttttacagctagttcaacgcacccaagctttgtgctctggaaagcttttcagtctcccttgcagaagttcttcataattccaacttaagtagaaaacaaaggaaaccataaggctactttttcagacgttccagaggggaatgaccgataaagtgttcttcaatggatcttaatgttagctaacaattttcagccatcacagtaacgtgggtatgatgataaagggattccgtgtaaaaggaataatggtggtctttttcacagagttgcgtgcagaggatgtaacagaatataacgctggtgccatttgttaaagaaatataggcttgctgcctcttcactccttaacatgcagttctacagtacatgcaaccaaaattctcagttatctgctgctgtcactcattttaacaccaccaccaaagcgctccacaagctcctgtcccatttcttgcgggcttcacttttaggcctaggaatggatgtttgcaggtttgggcagtcgaatctcctctcagcagagtacagaacaaaaatttggggacgttaaagattctcgtgtttgggggcttacgtttacagccttcactactgaaataccagttgcttacttcctggtgaagctcacaattcttcagcatactgcccctgaatagctctggggaagtgaaaatctagggaggacgagccagagagaagagtgctgttgctgggctctccttgcttacctcaaagacaatgcttgggtcgaagcggggcatcttctgtgcaaagacacaggccccttgaatccatggggaaaaaatgctgctccaacctgactttgcccagcccgtgtctgatgtattccaaaatatatctgaaggagtcaagtccagccagtacctgggtgacacagtgcaagagtccacaatctctatttggcagaaagagggccaatattaaaacatcaacaacagacgtgccaatgaagcactgtttttcttggctagatgatgatcagcaaatgacggaatttctgagcgggagtgggtcacagtgcagtgaagatgtcatcaggatagactgatgttgcatttttctaggagaaaaattatactgatggacaagctaataccacctcgaaacaggatgctgaataaataggtatgagattgcaggagttttgttgaaatcatattgtagggataaggattctttgaggtttacttactttttagtttgctctcttctgatttgttactctttgccagttagaatgagatgcattgctacgccaattttctaaacaacacagttttataaactcagagatctcacgaacctgtgtagtccttcctatgttcggaactatcagcattttgttcctgtgggacttgtctctaaagcagtcacgcatgaattcagaagcctaagagccatgtcttttccccctttttacggtacacacctcataaacttgttctttgctgatgttcagtaaatgggcaatctattaattatacacaatgaagagtttagaagaagttaaagaaaatgtgaaaaaagaggttagtgactctgtatgactgccaagtgcaatacacactaaggcagctaacctccaactacgccttgttgcacagaaaaaaggcttgttgggactgaatagaactgctgctttttaaaatagtgaaacacagagctgctggtaaaatcttctcttccccttctttctgccaatttaccagctacagaaatacatctgtgatttaaagtgatagccttaccttccacttactgtgaggccaatgccatagctgctgtgggaatgtgcagtcctttttggagcccccgtagttccactggtaaaatagatggccatcgggtcttgacgctttgtggtcacgcagtggtgatcagaaggagcatgcctttaaaatgtgcaaaatgaggaatacagtgatttgaaagggtgaattacacattcttgaaaacacttggctaaaataacttctgcagcaagcagaagtgtcataaacattgacattttcccactgtgcagtcctaaagggaggaaaatattttggcatgtgccaacatttcctgttcacaacaaatcactgtgcttgcctttcattgtttctgtggcgctttcacagtagtggttactcacttcaggagctctctgaagttcagccatccttctctgtggccctctgatacaagcagcttggctttcagagactggcattcaggcccacctgagtccacagctggtgccacagaaccatcagtgatgacacactttgcctttgatttctgtagtccatggagaatgtcctttgctgtcagctgctgcctgccaggaatcgggacagttcctaaaggagaatactctcaatatttaagaacagtacttgtacctagaaacagtctctagcttgccttgtgcttattagtgggacagggctgcgctgaaagcaggctttggctctgcatttgtaaatatacccttctttttcatgcactaaattcgacgggaggatcactgcaagttagaaaatactaggctcaacatgggacagccaaagaaaccaacagaaggacttttttggggtggaaagcatttccactgggacatgctacccctctggatttgtattcttcactagtaaatacaggtgtacctgtcctcacagggtatgctgctagtgtttgtgaggccccgagacattctgggctgtaaatactggcaagccgagtatttaacatagcccacaggggaacatgtgaaacactcgggtaagtatgtgctaattgcattgtaagttaagaagacgatgcatttgcgatgcatcacaagtgctggaaagaggagaatgacagaggtccacagactcccagaatttccttaacagctagagcatgttcaaaaaatcctaaaagtaccataaagacaaaacttggcatgaagggtgttgaccagcatggcagtgatgatcatgttagcatgtttgtagttctgagtctattaaatagcaatgatcggtgtatgtgacagcagctatagctatacatcatttctatgcttttactaacctgttcgcatgcaagccacattcagcagccaccactccgggatcctgggcagaatccgaataactctgtctcccggttgcagaccac
This region of Dromaius novaehollandiae isolate bDroNov1 chromosome 14, bDroNov1.hap1, whole genome shotgun sequence genomic DNA includes:
- the LOC135329876 gene encoding acyl-coenzyme A synthetase ACSM3, mitochondrial-like: KPENPALWWVSGDGEEVKWSFEELGVLSRQAANVLSGACGLQPGDRVIRILPRIPEWWLLNVACMRTGTVPIPGRQQLTAKDILHGLQKSKAKCVITDGSVAPAVDSGGPECQSLKAKLLVSEGHREGWLNFRELLKHAPSDHHCVTTKRQDPMAIYFTSGTTGAPKRTAHSHSSYGIGLTVSGRYWLDLTPSDIFWNTSDTGWAKSGWSSIFSPWIQGACVFAQKMPRFDPSIVFESLSRFPITVFCSAPTAYRMLVQHRLSSYKFRSLRHSVSAGEPINPEVMGEWEEHTGLDIHEGYGQAETVCSDTLQLQQ